In Chloroflexota bacterium, the DNA window CGCGCCCTCGACCCCGCGCATCTCGCGGCCGTCGCGCGCCGGCAGGGCGCCAGCGTGACGACCGAGCGCACCGTCTCCGCGGCCGTCGCCCGGGCCCGCGCGGTCGCGCGCCCCGGCGACGTAGTCGTCATCGCCGGGTCTCTCTACGTGATCGCCGAGGCGCGCGAGGCGATCGGACTCGCCGAGGCGCGCGAGCGCGCGGTCTTCGATCCGTGGGCGACGCGTTGATCCGACTGCTCCTCGTCCGCCACGGCGTGACGATCTGGAACCAGCAGATTCGCTACCAGGGCCACCACGACGTGCCCCTGGGCGACGAGGGCCGCGCGCAGGCCGAGCGACTCGCCGCGCGCTTGGCGGGTGAGTCCATCGACGCCGTCTACACCAGCGACCTCGCCCGGGCGCGCGAGACGGCCGAAGTCGCCACGCGGCGACACGGCGTCCGCCTCACTGAGACGCCCGCGCTCCGCGAGATGTGCTTCGGTGCGTGGGAGGGGATGCGCTACGACGAGATCGCCGTCACGGCGCGGGACCACTGGGAGGCGTGGATTCGGGACCCTGTGGGCGTGCGCCCGCCCGGCGGCGAGTCCCTGGAGCAGGTGCGCGCCCGCATCGTCGCCTTCTTCCACTCGGTGGTGAAGCTCCCGCCCGCAGACGGCGAGGCAACGGATCGCTTCTCGTATCGCGGCGCCGGCGAGCCGGCGCGCGGCGACCAGCGCACGATTCTGTTCGTGACCCATGGCGGGCCCGTCCGCGTGCTCCTCACACACCTCCTCAACATGCCGACGCGCCGGTACTGGCAGTTCGGCGTGCGGCCCGCCTCGCTTACCGCGCTGGAGCTGTACCCGGATGGGGCCATCGCCGAGGTCATCGGCGACACCTCGCACCTGTGGTAAGCGTGGACAAGCCGTAAGCGCCGGTTCGCAACGCGACGCTGGACGGATCGTTTCCACAATGCAACGCAAATGTTTGCTTACTCGAGGCAACAATTCGTTCCGCGCTGTCTATGCTGTTTGGTAGTGAAGGTAACCGACTGTTGCAGCGCGCGAGACTTCCGGTGGTTCGGGGACGGGCCGAGAGCGCGGAAACTTATCGTCGTGACCTTGTTCGGAATGCTCGTGTTGTTCGGAAGCCTCATTGCCGCGCCAGCTGCTGCCACCGACGGGAGGCGTGAGCCGATGCCGACGCTCGGCATATCTCCTGCGACTGGAACGCCGACGCCGATCACGGTCGCCCCCGAGCGCAACGCGGCCTGCGACAACAACGCCCGTCACCACGCCGGCGTTGGCCGCGACTCCGAGCGCTTCGCATCCTGGCGAGCCGGCTGTGCTCTCGTCATCGCGGCCGCCGAGGCCCGCAAGCGCGCCGCTTTCGCTTCCTCCTCGGCGGTTCGATCCGGCAAAGGCCTACCCGCTCCCACCGGGACAGGCGCAAATCGTCGGGAGCGTCGCCACCGGCCGTTCCGGAGGGACTGTCGCCGGGACGACCGTTCGCCTCACCGGCACGTCCTTCGCAGCTGTTGTGCGCCGGGATGGATCGTTCGAGTTTCCGGTCATGTCCGTGGATGCGACGAAGCAACAGCCCGCCGTGGCCTTCCAGCTCATCGCGTCGGCATCGAGTCTTGGAACCGTGATCATGCAGCGCGGCTACGATTCAAGCTCGAAACTTGAGCGACGACATGGTCTGTCTGCACCTGTCGGATGGCGATCAGTCCGGAGCCATCACCGGCTACAGCATCTGGCGCTCGCCCAACGGGTTCGATAACTGGGTGCAAATCGCGACCGTCAGCGTTACAAGCAACGTATATCCGCCCCCAAGCGTGCAGCCAGACACAGACCTATGTCAGGACTTCATCAACCCGCCAGACTGGCCGTCAAACTACACGGTCTTCCCCTTGACCGTCACCCCCGGGTCCACGAACTTTCTCAACGTGTTTGCCATGGACGCCAGCGGGACCGATCCAGCCGGGGCAGGGGTCACGGTCATCGCGTATACGCTGGCAACCCGCGGTGGGTGACGTCGCGTCGCCTCACCGCGCGCTGAAGCGGCCGAAGGTAGGGTCAGGATAACGAGATGTCAAAGCAGCTTGCGCTTCTGGGCTTGGCGGGTGTGGCCGCCGCCGTCGGCATCTGGTGGGCCCCATCGGCGCCCGGGGATGTGGTGGCGAGCTTGCCCCAGACGGGCCCTCCGGGCGGGGTCGTCCCGGACGAGACCCAGACCTCGCCAGAGGATGGCGACTCGGAATACGCGACGTTCGTGAGCCGATGGTTTGGCGTGAGCCTGCGATACCCAAAGGACTGGCAATCGCGATACCCGCCCGATCAGTACGTGGGCCAGCAGCACTACGATGGCGAGGATGGGTTCTTCGGAATAGCATTGGGAGGGAGTGGCGCCTCGATCGAAGGGTCTCAGGCGTACCTCGGCGCGATAGACCCGGCCCTCAACGCATACGGACGAATCCAACTATCGAGGAGGTGGAGGTCGACGGCCAGATCGCGTGCATGATCTGGCCATCCGATGACCAAGGCCGCGGGTGGGGCTCGAACATCGCCCACGTGGCTCTGCTGCTGGTGGGCTACCCACCACGCGCGGTGAACGGACGATCGATTCCTTCACGAGGAACGTTGTTCCTGTCTGCTGACACGGATCACATGATGGAGATCGCGTCCAGCCTTCGCTTCACGGGCAGCGGCTTCCAAGAACCTGCCCCTGGATCTCAACGGTGAGGCTCGCGAGATCGATTCGGTGATCCCATTGACCAAGATGCGGCGCAGCGTTCGCAGCCTCCCAAATCAAACGGGAAGGAGCGCGGTGTTCCCTTCCTCGTCCAGGAGCAGGGTCAGGGCGGGTGACGCCCCCATCCCAGCCCTTCGGCTCGCCTAGGGCAGGCTCTTCCCCCGCAAGGGGAGAAGGGGCCGTGATACAGTAGCCAGCCATGAGCAGCACCGTGGGCGCGGTTGTCCTGGCCGCCGGCGAGTCCTCTCGCATGGGACGGCCGAAGCCGCTCCTCCCCCTCGACGGCGAGACCTTCCTCACCCACCTCCTCGCCC includes these proteins:
- a CDS encoding histidine phosphatase family protein, encoding MIRLLLVRHGVTIWNQQIRYQGHHDVPLGDEGRAQAERLAARLAGESIDAVYTSDLARARETAEVATRRHGVRLTETPALREMCFGAWEGMRYDEIAVTARDHWEAWIRDPVGVRPPGGESLEQVRARIVAFFHSVVKLPPADGEATDRFSYRGAGEPARGDQRTILFVTHGGPVRVLLTHLLNMPTRRYWQFGVRPASLTALELYPDGAIAEVIGDTSHLW